TTTTCCACGCTCTCTCCGTTTTCAAGAATATCCGTCACTTTTACAGGAGAGGACTGCAGCCCGACATAAAGATGTAGCATGTCCCCTGCCTCGAATTCCCTGGCTAGCTGTGAAAGTGTACACTCAAGTGCAAAATCTGTTGTCACGATCTCATCGTTTGAGATCACAAACCCTCTTTCTATGTCCTTGGACTGCACGCTTTTTAACGCCAATCCGACCCTCGCACCTGTCGGGGCGCTCTTTACGTCTTCATCGTGCATCTGTATGGAGCGGATCTCGAGATTCTTCTTTGCCGGATATGCGACCATCTTATCCTTTGCGTTGATGGTTCCCTGATCCACTACACCGAGAACAACACATCCTATACCTGTAACATTAAAAGACTGGTCGATGATCACACGGGGAGGAAGATCGTTCTTCTGCTCCTGCTCAGCCGTGACCTTCTCATCGACATCGTATATCTTCTCTTTGAGCTCTTCCATGCCTTCAAAGGAAGTGGTGGAGATTGTATGGTAATCCCAGCTCTCAAGGGCGGTCCCTATTGTAATCTTCTGTAGTTTCTCTTTTAGTTCCTCAAGGGCCAGGGGGTAGGAGAGGTCTGATTTTGTCAGGACCA
The window above is part of the Methanolobus zinderi genome. Proteins encoded here:
- a CDS encoding EF-Tu/IF-2/RF-3 family GTPase, which encodes MTKITIIGSEKSGKTTLAGKLGKKGSVSDITMYDFSKNEQVLTTIDATGYPTSPKSLVTALNLSDIALLCVPPEGLDPVAAECIIALDLLGYKHGIVVLTKSDLSYPLALEELKEKLQKITIGTALESWDYHTISTTSFEGMEELKEKIYDVDEKVTAEQEQKNDLPPRVIIDQSFNVTGIGCVVLGVVDQGTINAKDKMVAYPAKKNLEIRSIQMHDEDVKSAPTGARVGLALKSVQSKDIERGFVISNDEIVTTDFALECTLSQLAREFEAGDMLHLYVGLQSSPVKVTDILENGESVEKAVPGKTYNLKLEGSKEIAYSKDDRFLLANLDEKQRFVASGYSQ